In one window of Pseudomonas chlororaphis subsp. chlororaphis DNA:
- a CDS encoding OmpA family protein yields MRKQLMIPALLALSVALAACSTPPNANLENARTNYSALQTNPQATKVAALETKDASEWLDKADKAYLNKEDEKKVDQLAYLTNQRIEVAKQTIALRTAETQLKDAGDQRAKALLDARDAQIKQLQSSLNAKQTDRGTLVTFGDVLFATNKADLKSSGLVNINKLAQFLRDNPDRKVIVEGYTDSTGSAAYNQSLSERRATSVQVALIKMGVDPARIVAQGYGKEYPVANNGSVSGRAMNRRVEVTISNDNQPVAPRSAISAN; encoded by the coding sequence ATGCGCAAACAACTGATGATCCCTGCCCTGTTGGCCCTGAGCGTAGCGCTGGCGGCATGCTCCACCCCGCCTAACGCCAACCTGGAAAACGCCCGGACCAACTACTCCGCCCTGCAGACCAACCCGCAGGCCACCAAGGTGGCGGCCCTGGAGACCAAGGACGCCAGCGAATGGCTGGACAAGGCCGACAAGGCCTACCTGAACAAGGAGGACGAAAAGAAGGTCGACCAACTGGCCTACCTGACCAACCAGCGGATTGAAGTGGCCAAGCAGACCATCGCCCTGCGCACCGCGGAAACCCAGCTCAAGGACGCCGGCGACCAGCGCGCCAAGGCGCTTCTGGATGCCCGTGACGCACAGATCAAGCAACTGCAATCGAGCCTCAACGCCAAGCAGACCGACCGCGGTACGCTGGTGACCTTCGGTGACGTACTGTTCGCCACCAACAAGGCCGACCTGAAATCCAGCGGCCTGGTCAACATCAACAAGCTGGCGCAGTTCCTGCGCGACAACCCTGATCGCAAAGTGATAGTCGAGGGCTACACCGACAGCACCGGCAGCGCGGCCTACAACCAGTCGCTGTCCGAGCGTCGCGCCACTTCGGTACAGGTCGCCCTGATCAAGATGGGTGTCGATCCGGCACGCATCGTCGCCCAGGGTTATGGCAAGGAATATCCGGTTGCCAACAACGGCAGTGTTTCCGGGCGCGCCATGAACCGTCGCGTGGAAGTGACCATTTCCAACGACAACCAGCCGGTCGCGCCACGTTCGGCCATCAGCGCCAACTAA
- a CDS encoding DUF4398 domain-containing protein produces MELKTMKISTAKSSSTSLRGLKLAALALGSSLVLAGCAGNPPSEQYAVTQSAVNSAVSAGGTEFAAVEMKSAQDKLKQAELAMHDKNYDEARRLAEQAEWDARVAERKAQAAKAEQALKDSQKGVQELRQEGMRSVQ; encoded by the coding sequence ATGGAGTTGAAGACCATGAAGATCAGCACTGCCAAATCCTCGTCAACCTCTCTGCGCGGGCTGAAACTGGCCGCGCTGGCTCTCGGTAGCAGCCTGGTCCTGGCCGGTTGCGCCGGTAATCCGCCAAGCGAGCAATACGCGGTGACGCAATCTGCGGTCAACAGCGCAGTCAGCGCAGGCGGTACCGAATTTGCCGCGGTGGAAATGAAATCGGCTCAGGACAAGCTCAAGCAAGCCGAGCTCGCCATGCACGACAAGAACTACGACGAAGCCCGGCGTCTGGCCGAGCAGGCCGAATGGGACGCCCGCGTCGCCGAGCGCAAGGCTCAGGCAGCCAAGGCCGAACAGGCATTGAAGGACTCTCAGAAAGGCGTTCAGGAACTACGTCAGGAAGGCATGCGCAGCGTGCAATGA
- the ppc gene encoding phosphoenolpyruvate carboxylase: MTDIDARLREDVHLLGELLGNTIREQYGEGFLDKIEQIRKGAKADRRGSLDAELSASLNQLSEEELLPVARAFNQFLNLANIAEQYQLIHRREESQPAPFESRVLPELLARLRAEGHGAEALARQLGRLEIELVLTAHPTEVARRTLIQKYDAIAAQLAAQDHRDLTSAERAQIQTRLQRLIAEAWHTEEIRRTRPTPVDEAKWGFAVIEHSLWQAIPNYLRKADQALHAATGMHLPLEAAPIRFASWMGGDRDGNPNVTAAVTREVLLLARWMAADLYLRDVDQLAADLSMQQANATLRALAGDSAEPYRAVLKQLRERLRATRNWAQASLSGSVPATAQVLQNNRELLDPLELCYESLHECGMGVIADGPLLDCLRRAVTFGLFLVRLDVRQDSSRHTAAMTEITDYLGLGRYGDWSEKERIDFLMRELGSRRPLLPGYFKPSADTAEVLATCREIAAAPAASLGSYVISMAGAASDVLAVQLLLKEAGVLRPMRVVPLFETLADLDNAGPVIEQLLLLPGYRSRLQGPQEVMIGYSDSAKDAGTTAAAWAQYRAQEKLVDICREQQVELLLFHGRGGTVGRGGGPAHAAILSQPPGSVAGRFRTTEQGEMIRFKFGLPDIAEQNLNLYLAAVLEATLLPPPLPQPAWRDLMDELADDGVKAYRAVVRENPQFVEYFRQSTPEQELGRLPLGSRPAKRRAGGIESLRAIPWIFGWTQTRLMLPAWLGWETALSKALERGEGELLGQMREQWPFFRTRIDMLEMVLAKADADIARSYDERLVEPALLPLGAHLRDLLSQACSVVLGLTGQSQLLAHSPDTLEFIRLRNTYLDPLHLLQAELLARSRRQDGAQDSPVEQALLVSVAGIAAGLRNTG; this comes from the coding sequence ATGACCGATATTGATGCGCGCTTGCGCGAAGATGTTCACCTGCTGGGTGAGCTGTTGGGCAACACCATTCGTGAACAGTATGGCGAGGGTTTCCTCGACAAGATCGAACAGATTCGCAAGGGTGCCAAGGCCGACCGACGCGGTTCGCTGGATGCCGAACTCAGCGCCAGCCTCAACCAGCTCAGCGAGGAAGAGCTGCTGCCGGTGGCGCGGGCGTTCAACCAGTTCCTCAACCTGGCCAACATCGCCGAGCAGTACCAGTTGATTCACCGTCGCGAGGAGTCGCAGCCGGCACCGTTCGAGTCGCGGGTGCTGCCGGAACTGCTGGCGCGCCTGCGGGCCGAAGGCCATGGTGCCGAGGCGCTGGCCCGGCAGTTGGGACGGCTGGAGATCGAGCTGGTGCTGACCGCCCACCCCACCGAAGTCGCCCGCCGCACGCTGATCCAGAAATACGATGCCATCGCCGCGCAGTTGGCTGCCCAGGACCATCGCGACCTGACCTCGGCCGAGCGCGCGCAGATCCAGACACGCTTGCAGCGGCTGATCGCCGAGGCCTGGCACACCGAAGAAATCCGCCGGACCCGGCCGACCCCGGTGGACGAAGCCAAGTGGGGCTTCGCGGTGATCGAGCATTCGCTGTGGCAGGCCATCCCCAACTATTTACGCAAGGCCGACCAGGCCCTGCATGCGGCCACCGGCATGCATTTGCCGCTGGAGGCGGCGCCGATCCGCTTCGCTTCGTGGATGGGCGGCGACCGTGACGGCAACCCCAATGTCACCGCGGCGGTGACCCGCGAGGTGCTGTTGCTGGCGCGCTGGATGGCCGCCGACCTGTACCTGCGCGATGTCGATCAACTGGCGGCCGACCTGTCCATGCAGCAAGCCAACGCGACATTGCGGGCACTGGCCGGCGACAGCGCCGAGCCGTATCGCGCGGTGCTCAAGCAATTGCGCGAGCGCCTGCGGGCCACCCGCAACTGGGCCCAGGCCTCGTTGAGCGGTAGCGTGCCGGCGACTGCCCAGGTGCTGCAGAACAACCGCGAGCTGCTGGACCCGCTGGAGCTCTGCTACGAGTCCCTGCACGAATGCGGCATGGGCGTGATCGCCGACGGTCCGTTGCTCGACTGCCTGCGCCGCGCGGTGACCTTCGGCCTGTTCCTGGTGCGCCTGGACGTGCGTCAGGACTCCTCGCGGCACACCGCGGCCATGACCGAAATCACCGACTACCTGGGCCTGGGCCGCTATGGCGACTGGAGCGAGAAGGAGCGCATCGATTTCCTGATGCGCGAACTGGGCAGCCGTCGTCCGCTGCTGCCCGGTTATTTCAAGCCCTCGGCCGACACCGCCGAAGTGCTGGCGACCTGCCGGGAAATCGCTGCGGCCCCGGCGGCTTCGCTGGGTTCCTATGTGATCTCCATGGCCGGCGCGGCATCCGATGTGCTCGCCGTGCAACTGCTGCTCAAGGAAGCGGGCGTGCTGCGGCCGATGCGCGTGGTGCCGCTGTTCGAAACCCTGGCCGACCTGGACAACGCCGGCCCGGTGATCGAGCAGTTGCTGCTTCTGCCAGGCTATCGTTCGCGCCTGCAGGGCCCGCAGGAAGTGATGATCGGTTATTCCGACTCGGCCAAGGATGCCGGCACTACCGCTGCCGCTTGGGCGCAGTACCGGGCCCAGGAAAAACTGGTGGATATCTGCCGCGAGCAGCAGGTCGAGCTGCTGCTGTTCCATGGTCGCGGTGGCACCGTGGGGCGTGGCGGCGGCCCGGCCCACGCGGCGATCCTGTCGCAGCCGCCGGGTTCGGTGGCGGGGCGCTTCCGTACCACCGAGCAAGGGGAAATGATTCGTTTCAAATTCGGCCTGCCGGACATCGCCGAGCAGAACCTCAATCTCTACCTGGCGGCGGTGCTGGAAGCGACCTTGCTGCCGCCGCCCCTGCCGCAGCCGGCATGGCGCGACCTGATGGACGAACTGGCCGACGATGGGGTGAAGGCCTATCGCGCGGTGGTGCGGGAGAACCCGCAGTTCGTCGAGTATTTCCGCCAGTCCACGCCTGAGCAGGAACTGGGGCGCCTGCCACTGGGCAGCCGGCCGGCCAAGCGGCGTGCCGGTGGCATCGAAAGCCTGCGGGCCATCCCGTGGATTTTCGGCTGGACCCAGACCCGCCTGATGCTGCCGGCCTGGCTGGGCTGGGAAACCGCCTTGAGCAAGGCCCTGGAGCGCGGGGAGGGCGAGTTGCTGGGGCAGATGCGCGAACAGTGGCCGTTTTTCCGCACGCGCATCGACATGCTGGAGATGGTGCTGGCCAAGGCCGACGCGGATATCGCCCGTTCCTACGACGAACGATTGGTCGAACCGGCGCTGCTGCCATTGGGTGCGCATTTACGCGACTTATTGTCGCAGGCGTGTTCGGTGGTCTTGGGGCTGACCGGTCAGTCGCAGTTACTGGCACATAGCCCCGACACCCTGGAGTTCATTCGCTTGCGCAATACCTACCTGGACCCGCTGCATCTATTGCAGGCCGAACTGCTGGCCCGTTCGCGGCGCCAGGACGGCGCCCAGGACAGCCCGGTGGAACAGGCGCTGCTGGTGTCTGTGGCGGGGATTGCCGCCGGTTTGCGCAATACCGGCTAA
- the adk gene encoding adenylate kinase: MRVILLGAPGAGKGTQAKFITEKFGIPQISTGDMLRAAVKAGTELGLKAKSVMDAGGLVSDDLIINLVKERISQADCAKGFLFDGFPRTIPQAEALVKAGVELDNVVEIAVDDEEIVQRIAGRRVHEASGRVYHTVYNPPKIAGKDDITGEDLVQRKDDTEETVRHRLSVYHSQTKPLVEFYQSLAASQGKPKYSHIAGVGSVESITGKVLEALS, translated from the coding sequence ATGCGCGTAATTCTGCTGGGAGCTCCCGGGGCCGGTAAAGGTACTCAGGCAAAGTTCATCACCGAAAAATTCGGCATTCCGCAAATCTCCACCGGCGACATGCTGCGCGCAGCGGTCAAGGCCGGCACCGAGCTGGGCCTGAAAGCCAAGAGCGTGATGGACGCCGGTGGTCTGGTCTCCGATGACCTGATCATCAACCTGGTCAAGGAACGCATCAGCCAGGCCGATTGCGCCAAGGGTTTCCTGTTCGACGGCTTCCCACGCACCATTCCTCAGGCCGAAGCGCTGGTCAAAGCCGGCGTCGAGCTGGACAACGTGGTCGAGATCGCCGTCGACGACGAAGAGATCGTCCAGCGTATCGCTGGCCGCCGTGTGCACGAAGCCTCGGGCCGCGTTTACCACACCGTCTACAATCCGCCGAAAATCGCCGGTAAAGACGACATCACCGGTGAAGACCTGGTCCAGCGTAAAGACGACACCGAAGAAACCGTGCGTCATCGCCTGTCGGTCTACCACTCCCAGACCAAGCCGCTGGTGGAGTTCTACCAGAGCCTGGCCGCCAGCCAGGGCAAGCCGAAGTACAGCCACATCGCGGGCGTCGGTTCGGTCGAGTCGATCACCGGCAAGGTGCTCGAAGCGCTGAGCTGA
- the tsaB gene encoding tRNA (adenosine(37)-N6)-threonylcarbamoyltransferase complex dimerization subunit type 1 TsaB — MSTLLALDTATEACSVALLHDGKVTSHYEVIPRLHAQKLLPMIQKLLADAGTSLQAVDAIAFGRGPGAFTGVRIAIGVVQGLAFALERPVLPVSNLAVLAQRALREHGATQVAAAIDARMDEVYWGCYREVAGEMRLAGAEAVLPPEAAALPADASGDWFGAGTGWGYAERIGVNLSGQDAGMLPHSEDLLTLARFAWERGEAIPADEAQPVYLRDKVATPKAR, encoded by the coding sequence ATGAGCACCTTGCTGGCCCTGGACACCGCGACTGAAGCCTGCTCGGTCGCCTTGCTGCACGACGGCAAGGTGACGAGCCACTACGAGGTGATCCCGCGCCTGCATGCACAGAAGCTGCTGCCGATGATCCAGAAGCTGCTGGCCGATGCCGGCACCAGCCTGCAGGCCGTCGATGCCATTGCCTTCGGTCGCGGGCCTGGGGCCTTTACCGGTGTGCGGATCGCCATCGGCGTGGTCCAGGGCCTGGCCTTCGCCCTGGAGCGCCCGGTGCTGCCGGTGTCGAACCTGGCGGTGCTGGCGCAGCGCGCATTGCGCGAACACGGCGCGACCCAGGTGGCCGCCGCCATCGATGCGCGAATGGATGAGGTCTACTGGGGCTGCTACCGCGAAGTGGCGGGCGAGATGCGCCTGGCAGGGGCCGAAGCGGTGCTGCCGCCGGAAGCCGCTGCGTTGCCGGCGGACGCCAGCGGCGACTGGTTCGGCGCGGGCACCGGCTGGGGCTACGCCGAGCGTATCGGGGTCAATCTCAGTGGCCAGGACGCGGGCATGCTGCCCCACTCCGAAGATTTGCTGACCCTGGCGCGCTTTGCCTGGGAACGCGGCGAGGCGATCCCGGCGGACGAGGCGCAACCGG